CAGCATGCACGACTGGTGAGGGAGGCACGCATGACGTTCGACATCCTGCGCGAGGCGATCGCGACGACCCGCGTCCTCGCGATCTTCCGGGCGCGGACGAGCACGCACTTCGTCGCGGCGGCGCGCGCCCTGGCCGCCGACGGCGTGCGGGCACTCGAGTTCACGCTGACGACCGACGGCGCGCTCGCCGCGCTGCGCGACCTGCGGGCCGCCGAGCCCGACCTGCTGGCCGGCGCCGGCACGGTGATCACGCCGCAGGACGCGAGCGACGCGGTCGAGGCGGGGGCGCAGTTCCTGGTCGCGCCGTGCGTCCGGGTGGACACGCTGGCCGAGGCCGGCCGGCTCGGCGTGCCGATGGTCGCCGGGGCCACCACCCCGACCGAGATCGTCACCGCCTACGAGTACGGTTCGCAGCTCGTGAAGCTCTTCCCGTCCGCCGTCGGGCCGGCCTACGTGAGATCGGTGCGCGAGCCGCTGCCGCACATCGACCTCGTCGTCACCGGCGGCGTCGCGCTCGACGCGATCCCGAACTTCCTCGACGCCGGTGCGTGCGCCGTCGGACTCGGCTCGCCGCTCACCGGCGACGCGCTCGACACCGGCGACATCGCGAGCATCAGCGCGCGTGCCCGCACCGCCCTGGCCGCGGCACGGCGGGACGCGTCGTGAGCGGCCTCGTCACGCTGGGCGAGCAGCTCGGGCAGGTGACGGCCGGCACCGAGGGGCCGCTGCGTCCCGGCGCGGCCGCGCAGCTGTCGGTGTGCGGCGCCGAGGCCAACGTCGCGATCGGTGTCCGCCGGCTCGGCTTCGCCGCGGCCTACGTGGGGCGGGTCGGCGACGACGCGTTCGGCCGGATGGCGCTCGACGTGCTGCGCGGCGAGGGGGTCGACGTCACCGGGGTGCGCGTCGACCCGGCCGCGCCCACCGGTCTGCTCCTGCGGTCGCGGCGGACGGCCGACCGCACCGTCGTCGAGTACCTGCGCTCGCGCTCGGCGGGGTCGCGGCTGACCGCAGCGGACCTCGACGAGGACGTGATCGCCGGGGCGGGGCTGCTGCACGTCACCGGCATCACGCCCGCGCTGAGCCCCACCGCGGCCAAGGCGGTCGACGTCGCCGTCGACATCGCCCGCGCCGCCGGCGTCCCCGTCAGCCTCGACGTGAACTACCGTGCCGCGCTCTGGTCACCGGACGAGGCGCGCCCGGAGCTGCGGCGACTCGCGAGCCGCGCCGACGTCGTGATCGGTGGCCCGGCCGAGCTCGCCCTGCTCGGCGGTGACGAGCAGCTCGAGCACGTGGCCGAGCTCGGCCCGACCGAGGTCGTCCGCACCGAGGGGGCGTCCGGAGCGACCGCCTTCGCCGACGGGACGACCGAGCACGTGGCCGCGCACGACGTGCGCGTGGTCGACGTCGTCGGCGCCGGCGACGCGTTCGTCGCGGGCTACCTCGCCGCGCGGCTCGACGGGCGTTCGGTCGGTGAGCGGTTGCGGCTCGGGGTCCTGCTCGGCGCGTTCGCGGTCGGCACCTGGGGCGACTGGGAGGGGCTGCCCCGCCGTGACGAACTCGGCCTGATCGAGCACGGCGACGAGGTGCTGCGGTGAGGATCGCGCGGCTGCGCACCTATCCCGTCCCGCCGCGCTGGCTGTTTCTGCGCATCGACACCGACGACGGCCTCGTGGGGTGGGGCGAGCCGGTCGTCGAGGGGCGCGCCGCCACCGTCGCCGCTGCGGTCGAGGAGCTCGGCGAGTACCTGATCGGGCAGGATCCGCGCCGGATCGAGGAGCACTGGACGGTCCTCGCCCGCGGCGGCTTCTACCGCGGCGGCCCGATCCTGTCGAGCGCGCTGGCCGGCATCGACCAGGCGCTGTGGGACATCGCGGGCAAGGCGCTCGGCGTGCCGGTGCACCAGCTGCTCGGCGGGCACGTCCGCGACCGCGTCCGGGTGTACTCGTGGATCGGCGGCGACGACCCGGCGGAGGTGGCCGAGCAGGCCGCGGCGAAGGTCGCCGAGGGCTTCACCGCGGTCAAGATGAACGGCTCGGGCGCGTTGCGGCTGCTGGATACGCCGGCGGCGGTGCACGGGATCGTCGAGCGGGTGGCGGCGGTGCGCGAGGTGCTCGGTCCGGAGCGCGACGTCGCCGTCGACTTCCACGGCCGGCTCAGCCTCGCGATGGCACGCCGCACGCTGCCGCTGCTCGAACCGCTGCTGCCCCTCTTCGTCGAGGAGCCCGTGGTGCCGGAGGCGAGCGACCTCGTCGGCGACCTGACGGCCGGCACGTCGATCCCCATCGCGCTGGGGGAGCGGCTGTACTCGCGGTGGGATTTCCGGCGCGTGCTCGGGACGGGGATCGCCGTCGTCCAGCCCGACGTGTCGCACGCCGGGGGGATCTCGGAGCTGCGCAAGATCGCCACCATGGCCGAGGCGTTCGACGTCGCGCTCGCCCCGCACTGCCCGCTCGGCCCGATCTCGCTCGCGGCCAGCCTGCAGGTCGGCCTCGCCTCGCCGAATCTGCTCATTCAGGAGCAGAGTCTCGGCATCCATTACAACGCGG
This portion of the Jatrophihabitans endophyticus genome encodes:
- a CDS encoding bifunctional 4-hydroxy-2-oxoglutarate aldolase/2-dehydro-3-deoxy-phosphogluconate aldolase, with the translated sequence MTFDILREAIATTRVLAIFRARTSTHFVAAARALAADGVRALEFTLTTDGALAALRDLRAAEPDLLAGAGTVITPQDASDAVEAGAQFLVAPCVRVDTLAEAGRLGVPMVAGATTPTEIVTAYEYGSQLVKLFPSAVGPAYVRSVREPLPHIDLVVTGGVALDAIPNFLDAGACAVGLGSPLTGDALDTGDIASISARARTALAAARRDAS
- the dgoD gene encoding galactonate dehydratase, which translates into the protein MRIARLRTYPVPPRWLFLRIDTDDGLVGWGEPVVEGRAATVAAAVEELGEYLIGQDPRRIEEHWTVLARGGFYRGGPILSSALAGIDQALWDIAGKALGVPVHQLLGGHVRDRVRVYSWIGGDDPAEVAEQAAAKVAEGFTAVKMNGSGALRLLDTPAAVHGIVERVAAVREVLGPERDVAVDFHGRLSLAMARRTLPLLEPLLPLFVEEPVVPEASDLVGDLTAGTSIPIALGERLYSRWDFRRVLGTGIAVVQPDVSHAGGISELRKIATMAEAFDVALAPHCPLGPISLAASLQVGLASPNLLIQEQSLGIHYNAGSDLLDYLVDPAVFEYADGFVARPTGPGLGIEVDAAAVERAAATGHRWRNPVWRRDDGAFAEW
- a CDS encoding sugar kinase, with product MSGLVTLGEQLGQVTAGTEGPLRPGAAAQLSVCGAEANVAIGVRRLGFAAAYVGRVGDDAFGRMALDVLRGEGVDVTGVRVDPAAPTGLLLRSRRTADRTVVEYLRSRSAGSRLTAADLDEDVIAGAGLLHVTGITPALSPTAAKAVDVAVDIARAAGVPVSLDVNYRAALWSPDEARPELRRLASRADVVIGGPAELALLGGDEQLEHVAELGPTEVVRTEGASGATAFADGTTEHVAAHDVRVVDVVGAGDAFVAGYLAARLDGRSVGERLRLGVLLGAFAVGTWGDWEGLPRRDELGLIEHGDEVLR